The following are from one region of the Rhodopirellula sp. P2 genome:
- the tsaB gene encoding tRNA (adenosine(37)-N6)-threonylcarbamoyltransferase complex dimerization subunit type 1 TsaB, which translates to MDPQTEYGSPRPVIGLALEVIGREGSVALIQGDKVVQTLELPSDVRATASLTPALQTLLQAINPGEKRPETTLAGSDFCTPATRPDYIAVADGPGSFTGLRIAAATAKTLAYAWGIPVVTLDSLSVLAAAVLPANSFEKDSTPAEWPAPGQRLLVGLDAYRGQTFVGWFREQDSGWASEGPVELLDRAHWLEALESAAAGIWVTGDAMKEGLPADHLKTVVRQQSLASALARLANQKYLAGQTTDPMDVLPKYFRPSAAEEKAAANQTGSAK; encoded by the coding sequence ATGGACCCCCAGACCGAATATGGCAGCCCACGACCAGTCATCGGATTGGCTCTGGAAGTCATCGGTCGCGAAGGTTCGGTGGCTTTGATTCAGGGGGACAAGGTCGTCCAGACGCTTGAATTGCCGAGCGATGTGCGGGCCACCGCCTCACTGACTCCAGCCCTGCAAACACTGTTGCAGGCGATCAATCCAGGCGAAAAACGTCCGGAGACCACCTTAGCGGGCAGCGATTTTTGCACCCCTGCCACTCGACCGGACTACATCGCGGTTGCCGATGGTCCTGGATCGTTCACCGGGCTGCGCATCGCCGCAGCCACCGCGAAAACGTTGGCGTATGCCTGGGGAATCCCCGTGGTGACGTTGGATTCTCTGTCTGTTTTGGCAGCCGCTGTGTTGCCAGCCAATTCCTTCGAAAAAGATTCCACGCCGGCTGAGTGGCCGGCACCCGGTCAGCGATTGTTGGTCGGGCTGGATGCCTATCGCGGCCAAACATTTGTGGGATGGTTCCGGGAACAGGACTCAGGCTGGGCATCCGAGGGACCGGTCGAGCTGCTCGATCGAGCTCACTGGCTGGAGGCTTTGGAATCAGCCGCTGCAGGAATTTGGGTCACAGGGGACGCGATGAAGGAGGGGCTGCCGGCGGATCATCTGAAGACCGTCGTTCGGCAGCAATCCTTGGCTTCCGCGCTCGCGAGGCTGGCCAATCAAAAGTATTTGGCGGGGCAGACGACCGATCCGATGGACGTGTTGCCCAAGTACTTTCGGCCCAGTGCGGCCGAAGAAAAGGCCGCCGCCAACCAAACCGGATCAGCGAAGTAG
- a CDS encoding metallophosphoesterase family protein: MKRALISDIHGNLEALQAVLEDIDKVGVQEVICLGDIIGYGPNPCECLDLVMRRCKHTILGNHDQAALFDPDGFNPMALRAIYWTRDELDSGKGGPAQMNARWDFLGELPRFIDDGDFKFVHGSPRDPTNEYVFPEYMYDARKMEILFGKIDKYCFMGHTHLPGVFTTECEFVTPDECDHTYTLGNNKLMINVGSVGQPRDENNQSCYVILDTDAQTLTYRRVEYDFEKTAQKIYAQPDLDDALGDRLKRGH; the protein is encoded by the coding sequence GTGAAGCGAGCGTTGATCAGCGACATCCACGGGAACCTTGAAGCGCTGCAAGCGGTTCTGGAAGACATCGACAAGGTCGGGGTCCAAGAAGTCATATGCCTGGGCGATATCATTGGATATGGCCCCAACCCATGTGAGTGCTTGGATCTGGTGATGCGACGATGCAAACACACCATCTTGGGCAACCACGATCAGGCAGCCCTGTTTGATCCAGACGGGTTCAACCCGATGGCTCTGCGGGCGATCTATTGGACTCGCGACGAACTGGACAGCGGCAAAGGCGGCCCCGCCCAGATGAACGCTCGCTGGGACTTCTTGGGTGAGTTGCCACGCTTCATCGATGACGGCGATTTCAAATTTGTCCACGGCTCGCCCCGCGACCCGACCAACGAATACGTCTTCCCCGAATACATGTACGATGCTCGCAAGATGGAAATCCTGTTCGGGAAAATCGACAAGTACTGCTTCATGGGGCACACGCACTTGCCGGGCGTGTTCACCACCGAGTGCGAATTCGTCACGCCGGACGAGTGCGATCACACGTACACTCTGGGCAACAACAAACTGATGATCAACGTCGGCAGCGTTGGCCAACCGCGAGACGAAAACAACCAATCGTGCTACGTCATCTTGGACACCGATGCCCAAACGTTGACCTACCGCCGAGTGGAATACGATTTCGAGAAGACGGCTCAAAAGATTTACGCACAACCCGATCTGGACGATGCCCTGGGCGATCGACTGAAACGAGGACATTGA
- a CDS encoding metallophosphoesterase family protein: MTRTAILSDIHGNLSALEAVLADVEAQKVDRIVCLGDVVGYGPEPCACLDIVMGFDFCVLGNHDSSSLFDPEGFNVAAEQAIFWTRSQLEAIGDDPGASRKRIEYLCALPRTVREDHWLFVHGSPRGPTNEYVFPEDAQNTKKMEKLFSLVPRVCFQGHTHVPGVFTMEQRFVRPADTGTGYSLADPNAKLMVNVGSVGQPRDGDPRSCYAIVEPDLVMFRRVEYDIERTVQAIEKEAELDNFLGYRLREGR; this comes from the coding sequence GTGACACGCACAGCCATTCTTAGCGACATTCACGGAAACCTATCCGCGCTCGAAGCCGTTCTGGCCGATGTGGAGGCTCAAAAGGTCGATCGCATCGTCTGCTTGGGCGACGTGGTCGGCTACGGCCCTGAACCCTGTGCGTGCCTGGACATCGTGATGGGGTTTGATTTCTGCGTCCTCGGGAACCACGACAGCAGTTCTCTGTTCGACCCCGAAGGATTCAACGTCGCGGCCGAGCAAGCGATTTTCTGGACCCGCAGCCAACTCGAAGCAATCGGTGACGATCCAGGCGCCAGCCGCAAACGGATCGAATACCTGTGTGCGTTGCCGCGAACCGTTCGCGAAGACCACTGGTTGTTTGTCCATGGTTCGCCACGTGGACCAACCAACGAATACGTCTTTCCCGAAGACGCTCAGAACACGAAGAAGATGGAAAAGCTGTTTTCGCTCGTCCCACGTGTTTGCTTCCAAGGGCACACGCATGTTCCGGGTGTGTTCACGATGGAACAACGCTTCGTCCGCCCGGCGGACACTGGCACGGGGTACTCCCTGGCCGATCCCAACGCGAAACTGATGGTCAACGTCGGCAGTGTGGGCCAGCCACGTGATGGCGACCCTCGCAGTTGTTACGCGATTGTGGAACCGGATCTGGTGATGTTTCGCCGAGTCGAATACGACATCGAGCGGACCGTCCAAGCCATTGAGAAAGAAGCCGAGCTGGACAATTTCCTAGGCTATCGGCTTCGCGAAGGCCGCTGA
- a CDS encoding substrate-binding domain-containing protein gives MARCWLGCLGLVLLLGCSKSGSSSSEQSQSGPETVGQASVDASGFPRQCGNYTVLGILTDNQDNSKAKENAETTLLRHPNVGCLVGLWSQNTPMILAALRSSDAVGKVSVVGFDEHPDTLAGIRDQSVFGTVVQQPYAFGYRSVQWLTTLVKGGQVEVPESGMIIIPHRSITLDNVNEFAADVDAMKSGQGPILSGEEQIDGAGVRVAYITNSLDPFWTLADAGCKRAAEQFGCEVDVQMPSSGSIEEQKRFLESNVAAKVDGIAISPIDPENQVAMINEACQATTVICQDSDAPASRRKFYLGTSNYLAGRAAGKLIQEAIPEGGEVMLFVGKMEVLNAQERSQGIMDELAGKPIPAILQGN, from the coding sequence ATGGCTCGCTGTTGGTTGGGATGTCTCGGTTTGGTTCTGCTGCTTGGATGCAGCAAATCTGGTTCCAGTTCCTCGGAACAATCGCAATCCGGCCCTGAAACGGTGGGGCAGGCTTCGGTGGATGCGTCTGGTTTTCCGCGTCAGTGCGGTAACTACACCGTGCTGGGGATTCTGACCGACAACCAGGACAATTCGAAAGCGAAAGAAAATGCCGAAACGACGTTGTTGCGGCATCCGAATGTGGGGTGCTTGGTTGGGCTCTGGAGCCAGAACACGCCGATGATTTTGGCGGCGCTTCGGAGCAGCGACGCGGTCGGAAAAGTTTCGGTAGTTGGATTTGATGAGCACCCGGACACTTTGGCTGGCATTCGCGATCAGTCCGTCTTTGGCACGGTTGTGCAGCAACCCTACGCGTTTGGGTATCGCAGTGTGCAGTGGCTGACGACGCTGGTGAAAGGCGGGCAAGTCGAGGTGCCTGAGTCGGGGATGATCATCATTCCTCACCGGTCGATCACCCTCGACAATGTCAACGAGTTCGCGGCGGACGTGGACGCGATGAAGTCAGGCCAAGGCCCGATTTTGTCCGGTGAGGAGCAAATCGACGGGGCGGGGGTCCGTGTCGCCTACATCACCAATTCATTGGACCCGTTTTGGACGCTGGCCGATGCCGGCTGCAAACGTGCGGCGGAGCAATTTGGTTGTGAGGTTGATGTGCAGATGCCTTCTTCCGGTTCCATCGAAGAGCAAAAGCGATTCTTGGAATCCAACGTGGCCGCGAAAGTGGACGGGATTGCAATCAGCCCGATCGATCCCGAGAACCAAGTGGCGATGATCAACGAGGCGTGCCAAGCCACCACGGTGATCTGCCAGGACAGCGATGCGCCGGCCTCACGCCGAAAATTCTACCTGGGCACCAGCAACTACTTGGCTGGACGCGCGGCTGGCAAATTGATTCAAGAGGCCATTCCCGAGGGTGGCGAAGTGATGTTGTTCGTCGGCAAAATGGAAGTCCTCAACGCTCAAGAACGCAGTCAGGGCATCATGGACGAACTGGCGGGGAAGCCGATTCCAGCGATCTTGCAAGGCAACTGA
- the thrC gene encoding threonine synthase, whose protein sequence is MSLAVESKSDVDHQTTYFRCISGCSAKHSIFDVIYTCPTCGSLLEVYHEREPLKQKNAYQWQQLFDSRASTSKWPFGSGVWGMREWVVPSLANENIVSMFEGNTNLFWAERLGAQLGVPDLWIKLCGNSHTGSFKDLGMTVLVSVVKQMMAQGSSVKAVACASTGDTSAALAAYAAYAGIPAVIFLPAGKVSTAQLIQPVANGAHVLALDTDFDGCMKIVQEVTQDNSIYLANSMNSLRIEGQKTVGIELVRQFEWEVPDWIIIPVGNLGNISALYKGFKLMLDLGLINRMPRLVAAQAERANPFYTAYKNGFAEKVSVTAQDTLANAIRIGDPVSYAKAVKAVQETNGIVEQATENELAEASASADLTGMFTCPHTGVALAVLKKLIDRGEISSKDKTVVISTAHGLKFTDFKVGYHESTLEGIDSKHANPAVHLPADANAVKDEIARRLEQHNG, encoded by the coding sequence ATGTCTCTTGCCGTTGAGTCCAAATCGGACGTGGATCACCAAACCACCTACTTTCGCTGCATTTCAGGCTGCAGCGCAAAGCACTCGATCTTTGATGTGATCTACACCTGCCCGACTTGCGGCAGTCTGCTGGAGGTCTATCACGAGCGGGAACCTCTGAAACAAAAAAACGCCTACCAGTGGCAACAACTCTTCGATTCTCGTGCCAGCACTTCGAAATGGCCATTCGGCAGCGGCGTCTGGGGCATGCGAGAGTGGGTTGTTCCGTCGTTGGCGAACGAAAACATCGTCAGCATGTTCGAGGGGAACACGAACCTGTTTTGGGCCGAGCGACTCGGTGCCCAACTCGGTGTTCCCGATCTATGGATCAAACTCTGCGGCAACAGCCACACGGGCAGCTTCAAAGACTTGGGCATGACCGTGCTGGTCAGCGTCGTCAAACAAATGATGGCCCAAGGCAGCAGCGTCAAAGCCGTCGCCTGCGCCAGCACCGGTGACACGAGTGCGGCGTTGGCCGCTTACGCCGCCTACGCGGGCATCCCCGCCGTGATCTTCTTGCCCGCTGGGAAAGTCAGCACCGCGCAGTTGATCCAACCCGTCGCCAACGGTGCCCACGTGTTGGCACTCGACACCGACTTCGACGGCTGCATGAAGATCGTTCAAGAAGTCACTCAGGACAATTCGATCTACCTCGCCAACTCGATGAACAGCCTTCGCATCGAGGGCCAAAAAACGGTCGGTATCGAACTGGTGCGCCAATTTGAGTGGGAAGTCCCGGACTGGATCATCATCCCGGTTGGCAACCTCGGAAACATCAGTGCGCTCTACAAGGGTTTCAAGCTGATGCTGGACCTGGGGTTGATCAACCGCATGCCGCGCTTGGTCGCCGCCCAAGCCGAACGCGCCAACCCGTTCTACACCGCTTACAAAAACGGCTTCGCGGAAAAAGTCAGCGTCACTGCTCAAGACACGCTCGCCAACGCGATTCGAATTGGCGATCCGGTCAGCTACGCCAAAGCGGTCAAAGCCGTCCAAGAGACCAACGGCATTGTCGAACAAGCCACCGAAAATGAACTGGCCGAAGCGTCGGCGTCCGCTGACTTGACGGGCATGTTCACGTGCCCGCACACCGGCGTCGCCCTGGCCGTGCTGAAGAAACTGATCGATCGAGGTGAGATCTCCTCCAAGGACAAAACTGTTGTGATCAGCACCGCGCACGGGCTGAAGTTCACGGACTTCAAAGTTGGCTATCACGAGTCAACTCTCGAAGGCATCGACAGCAAACACGCCAACCCAGCGGTCCACTTGCCCGCCGACGCCAACGCTGTCAAAGACGAGATCGCTCGCCGCCTGGAACAACACAACGGCTGA
- a CDS encoding carbamoyltransferase family protein — translation MTLILGVSAYYHDSAVALLNDGVVVAAASEERFTRKKHDAAFPSEALAGCLESIGASVSDIDYVGFYEKPLLKFERLLETYLAYAPRGYASFSRAMPPWLQLKLHLPREIRKHLGGKTKRRIVFCEHHESHAASAFYPSPFDEAAILTVDGVGEWTTTSWGIGTREKLELKQDIQFPHSLGLLYSAFTYFCGFRVNSGEYKLMGLAPYGEPTFADVIRKELIRVNEDGSYELNMNYFTFAHTLRMTGKKLERLLGISRRDPESLVRPVDMDIAASIQVVTEEVILKLASHVHRRTGSDSLCLAGGVALNCVSNGRLLREGPFENVWVQPAAGDAGGALGVAWLIWHRLLGNVRTANPQDAQHGSLLGPPIDESSELASLVRSGAVVQTFNHASELDQRVAKLLAEGKVVGWVQGRMEFGPRSLGNRSILGDPRNTEMQSTMNLKIKYRESFRPFAPSVLEECANDCFEMKEGASSPYMLFTFDVLPSRRKEAIAPVEGIERVRQVRSDLPAITHLDYSARVQTVSENRQPRFHSLLKEFHEQTGCPALINTSFNVRGEPIVRTAADAYRCFLATQMDALVVGNHLMLREEQPASAVASSQTYLSNLAPD, via the coding sequence ATGACACTCATCCTTGGCGTCTCTGCTTACTACCATGATTCCGCCGTCGCACTGCTCAACGATGGGGTGGTGGTCGCTGCTGCAAGCGAGGAACGCTTCACGAGGAAGAAGCATGACGCGGCATTTCCCAGCGAGGCACTGGCAGGCTGCCTGGAGTCAATCGGTGCTAGCGTCTCGGACATCGACTATGTCGGGTTCTACGAAAAGCCATTGCTAAAATTTGAAAGGTTGCTGGAAACCTACCTGGCATACGCTCCACGCGGCTACGCTTCGTTCTCCCGAGCGATGCCACCCTGGCTGCAACTCAAACTGCACCTTCCTCGCGAGATCCGCAAGCATCTCGGCGGCAAAACCAAGCGCCGGATTGTTTTCTGTGAACACCACGAATCGCATGCGGCCAGTGCATTTTATCCCAGCCCGTTTGACGAAGCGGCAATTCTGACGGTCGATGGCGTCGGTGAATGGACCACGACCAGCTGGGGCATCGGAACTCGAGAAAAGCTCGAGCTGAAACAAGACATCCAGTTTCCCCATTCACTTGGCTTGCTCTATTCAGCCTTCACCTACTTCTGTGGCTTCCGAGTCAATTCAGGCGAATACAAATTGATGGGACTCGCCCCGTATGGCGAACCGACGTTTGCGGACGTCATTCGTAAAGAATTGATTCGCGTGAACGAGGACGGAAGCTATGAACTGAACATGAATTACTTCACGTTCGCTCACACGCTTCGGATGACCGGCAAAAAACTGGAACGTCTGCTGGGCATCTCCCGCCGAGACCCAGAGTCCCTGGTCAGACCAGTCGACATGGACATCGCGGCAAGCATCCAGGTTGTCACCGAAGAAGTGATTCTGAAACTCGCATCTCATGTTCACCGTCGGACCGGGAGTGATTCACTGTGCCTTGCAGGCGGTGTTGCGCTCAACTGCGTTTCAAACGGACGACTGCTGCGGGAAGGACCTTTCGAAAACGTTTGGGTCCAACCGGCGGCAGGGGACGCCGGCGGCGCACTTGGAGTCGCTTGGCTGATCTGGCACCGACTGCTGGGGAACGTGCGAACGGCAAATCCCCAAGACGCTCAGCATGGATCCTTGCTGGGGCCACCCATCGACGAATCCAGTGAACTCGCTTCGTTGGTTCGCTCAGGTGCCGTTGTTCAGACATTCAACCACGCATCCGAACTCGACCAACGTGTCGCAAAATTGCTGGCAGAAGGCAAGGTGGTCGGCTGGGTCCAGGGACGCATGGAGTTCGGTCCGCGATCACTGGGAAATCGCAGCATCTTAGGTGACCCTCGCAACACCGAGATGCAGTCGACGATGAACTTGAAGATCAAGTACCGCGAATCATTCCGGCCATTTGCTCCGTCTGTCTTGGAAGAATGTGCCAACGACTGCTTCGAGATGAAGGAGGGCGCATCCAGTCCCTACATGCTGTTCACGTTTGACGTCCTGCCATCTCGCCGAAAAGAGGCGATTGCCCCTGTCGAAGGCATTGAACGCGTGCGGCAAGTCAGAAGTGACTTGCCCGCCATCACCCACCTGGACTATTCAGCCCGTGTTCAGACCGTCAGCGAAAATCGCCAACCTCGATTCCATTCCTTGCTCAAGGAATTCCATGAGCAAACCGGCTGCCCAGCACTGATCAACACCAGCTTCAACGTGCGAGGGGAACCCATCGTGCGAACAGCAGCGGACGCCTACCGTTGCTTCCTGGCGACCCAAATGGATGCTCTGGTCGTGGGCAATCATCTGATGCTCCGCGAGGAACAGCCCGCGAGTGCGGTCGCCTCCAGTCAAACTTACCTTTCCAACCTGGCTCCCGATTGA
- a CDS encoding SxtJ family membrane protein has product MPLIDLQASPSQSMRRWFGLSLGLLLIIASFLISDFGQWLNLVLLIAGLVVVTVYYAWPTSQQPIIRGWQHATYPIAFCVGHLLLGTIYFLVLTPIALVLRTKGHNPLNLKQEGRSSNWNNRESTPTPDQYFKQF; this is encoded by the coding sequence ATGCCGCTAATCGATCTCCAGGCGTCCCCTTCGCAGTCCATGCGTCGCTGGTTCGGGTTGTCACTGGGCCTGCTCCTGATCATCGCTTCGTTTTTGATCAGCGACTTTGGACAGTGGCTCAATCTCGTCTTGCTGATCGCGGGACTCGTCGTCGTCACTGTTTACTATGCTTGGCCAACATCCCAGCAACCAATCATTCGGGGCTGGCAACACGCGACCTATCCGATTGCCTTTTGTGTTGGCCATCTGCTGCTCGGAACGATCTACTTTCTCGTCCTGACGCCCATCGCTCTGGTCTTGAGAACCAAAGGGCACAACCCATTGAACCTCAAACAAGAGGGTCGCTCCAGCAACTGGAACAATCGCGAATCAACGCCCACGCCCGACCAATACTTCAAGCAGTTTTAG
- a CDS encoding DUF5989 family protein, producing MPDPRTPSQPTPSQPTASDDFERESEQQDIGLLREFVMFLRENKKWWMIPLVGSLLLVGLLSIMASSGAAPFIYTLF from the coding sequence ATGCCTGACCCCAGAACGCCTTCCCAGCCCACGCCCTCCCAGCCCACGGCTTCCGATGACTTCGAACGCGAATCGGAACAGCAGGACATTGGTCTGCTGCGAGAATTCGTGATGTTTCTACGCGAGAACAAAAAGTGGTGGATGATCCCACTTGTCGGATCCCTGTTGCTGGTGGGCTTGCTCAGCATCATGGCCAGCAGCGGGGCGGCACCGTTCATCTACACACTGTTTTGA
- the lysS gene encoding lysine--tRNA ligase, with the protein MTATPSNADDLDLTDPHAARRHKLEEITAKGIDPWGQRFDDRLLVSECRDRIPTILWQPKEGEAIALPDFESEDVDYRQWKADNGPGEEIGPIVRVAGRIQLSRPTGKLIFMNIRDWTGDIQIFVGKKQVGDENFDLAKLFDLGDLIGVQGRLGRTNTGELTVFAEEMFLLTKMLEVPPEKHAGMTNQDLRQRMRYADLAFNDGVMQTFLDRTKIIKSIRSTLDDQGFCEVEGPTLHTVPGGAAARPFETHHNALDMKLTMRIALELHLKRLMVGGMERVYEMGRVYRNEGLSPRHNPEFTMLETYQAYGNYESMMDLTEKIVCDAIEKIGGGFQREYNGTMLDFTPPFERATYAELFQKATGIDPADEGAVKEYAKSLKLTIDGKHPDVIRNEIFEEKVEDSLQGPIFVTDYPASICPLTKRKKDNPEIAERFEMFICGMELANAYTELNDPDLQEELFKTQLEGLDDEDSMAKMDHDFVRALRYGMPPAGGLGIGIDRLVMVLTNQKSIRDVILFPVLRPE; encoded by the coding sequence GTGACCGCTACGCCTTCCAACGCCGACGACCTTGATTTGACCGACCCGCACGCGGCTCGTCGGCACAAACTGGAAGAAATCACCGCCAAAGGCATCGATCCCTGGGGCCAGCGTTTTGACGACCGTTTATTGGTCAGCGAGTGCCGCGATCGCATTCCAACGATTCTGTGGCAGCCCAAGGAAGGCGAAGCGATCGCCCTGCCCGACTTCGAAAGCGAAGACGTCGATTACCGCCAATGGAAGGCCGACAACGGCCCAGGCGAGGAAATTGGGCCGATTGTTCGTGTTGCCGGACGGATTCAACTGTCACGGCCGACGGGCAAGTTGATCTTCATGAACATCCGCGACTGGACGGGCGACATTCAGATCTTTGTCGGCAAGAAACAGGTCGGTGACGAAAACTTCGATTTGGCCAAGCTGTTTGACCTGGGCGATTTGATCGGTGTCCAAGGCCGCCTGGGACGCACCAACACGGGCGAGTTGACCGTGTTCGCGGAAGAAATGTTCCTGCTGACGAAAATGCTGGAAGTCCCACCGGAAAAGCACGCCGGGATGACCAATCAAGACCTCCGTCAACGCATGCGTTACGCCGACTTGGCGTTCAACGATGGCGTGATGCAAACGTTCCTCGATCGCACCAAAATCATCAAGAGCATTCGCTCGACGTTGGATGATCAAGGGTTCTGCGAAGTCGAAGGCCCCACGCTGCACACCGTTCCCGGTGGCGCTGCCGCGCGTCCGTTCGAAACGCATCACAACGCTCTGGATATGAAGCTGACGATGCGAATCGCATTGGAGCTGCACCTCAAGCGATTGATGGTCGGCGGGATGGAACGTGTTTACGAAATGGGGCGTGTCTACCGCAACGAAGGGTTGTCGCCACGGCACAACCCTGAGTTCACGATGCTGGAAACCTACCAGGCGTACGGCAACTACGAATCGATGATGGATCTGACCGAGAAGATCGTCTGCGACGCGATCGAAAAAATCGGCGGTGGATTCCAACGTGAGTACAACGGCACAATGCTGGACTTCACGCCGCCGTTTGAGCGTGCGACGTACGCGGAGTTGTTCCAAAAAGCCACTGGCATCGACCCCGCTGACGAAGGCGCTGTCAAGGAATACGCCAAGAGCCTGAAGCTGACCATCGATGGCAAGCACCCCGATGTGATCCGCAATGAGATCTTCGAAGAGAAGGTCGAGGATTCGCTGCAAGGTCCGATCTTCGTGACCGATTACCCCGCCAGCATCTGCCCGCTGACGAAACGCAAAAAAGACAATCCCGAAATCGCCGAGCGATTCGAGATGTTCATTTGCGGGATGGAATTGGCCAATGCCTACACCGAACTGAACGATCCCGATCTGCAAGAAGAGTTGTTCAAGACTCAGCTCGAAGGTCTGGACGACGAAGACTCAATGGCCAAGATGGACCACGACTTCGTCCGAGCATTGCGTTACGGCATGCCGCCCGCTGGCGGACTGGGGATCGGTATCGATCGCTTGGTGATGGTTCTGACGAACCAGAAATCCATCCGCGACGTGATCCTGTTCCCCGTCCTTCGCCCCGAGTGA
- the rimO gene encoding 30S ribosomal protein S12 methylthiotransferase RimO produces MQLPILPQNNVTVASPGTDPLIDPESGKPRGRYAVVSLGCPKNLVDTEQMLGRLDADGYRMVDSVDGADFVVVNTCGFIDSARDESMAAIDEMLALKRDGKLRNVVVTGCLAERQQGKLLEARPDIDALVGVFGRNDIVSVVDELYSGLQEQRTIFKPAAVNPLSDAMRSAVTPRHFAYLKISEGCDRLCTFCAIPKMRGKHFSKPIEQIIDEAKRLGDSGVREIVVVAQDTTYYGMDRYGEPRLNQLLQELDKIESVDWIRLMYFYPMYIDDALIDTLASAKRIVPYIDMPLQHASDKMLKRMARKTTRSLQTDIVQKLRSRIDSLVMRTTMITGFPGETEEDFVELMDFVQESRFENLGVFTYSIEEDTPAARLPNRVDPAVAARRRDDLMELQQQIAFDWNDSRVGGTEDVLIDAKMPEQEGVFIGRTRSEAPDVDGLIYVSQVDPDSPVEVGQIRPCEIVASQGYDLVAAAT; encoded by the coding sequence ATGCAACTTCCCATCCTCCCGCAGAACAACGTGACGGTCGCTTCACCGGGGACAGACCCGCTGATCGATCCTGAATCGGGAAAACCGCGGGGGCGGTACGCGGTCGTTTCATTGGGCTGTCCCAAGAACCTCGTCGACACCGAACAAATGCTCGGTCGCCTCGACGCCGACGGGTACCGGATGGTCGATTCGGTTGACGGTGCCGACTTCGTCGTGGTCAACACCTGCGGGTTCATCGACTCGGCGCGTGACGAATCCATGGCCGCCATCGATGAGATGCTGGCGCTCAAACGGGACGGCAAACTTCGCAACGTCGTCGTCACGGGATGCTTGGCCGAACGACAACAGGGCAAACTGCTGGAAGCTCGCCCCGACATCGACGCCTTGGTCGGCGTGTTCGGGCGCAACGACATCGTGTCGGTCGTTGACGAACTCTATTCAGGACTGCAAGAACAACGCACGATCTTCAAACCCGCCGCGGTCAACCCACTCAGCGACGCGATGCGATCGGCTGTCACGCCGCGACACTTTGCCTACCTTAAAATCAGCGAAGGCTGCGACCGGCTGTGCACGTTCTGCGCGATCCCCAAGATGCGTGGCAAACACTTCAGCAAACCGATCGAACAGATCATCGACGAAGCCAAACGCTTGGGTGACAGCGGCGTTCGCGAAATTGTGGTCGTGGCTCAAGACACGACCTACTACGGCATGGACCGCTACGGCGAACCTCGCCTGAACCAGTTGCTACAAGAACTCGACAAAATCGAATCGGTCGACTGGATCCGGTTGATGTACTTCTACCCGATGTACATCGACGACGCGCTCATTGACACGCTGGCATCGGCCAAGCGAATTGTGCCGTACATCGACATGCCACTGCAGCATGCCAGCGACAAGATGCTGAAACGCATGGCTCGCAAAACAACGCGGTCCTTGCAAACCGATATCGTTCAAAAGCTTCGCTCGCGAATCGATTCGCTGGTGATGCGAACCACGATGATCACGGGATTCCCCGGCGAGACCGAAGAGGACTTCGTCGAGCTGATGGACTTCGTCCAAGAATCTCGATTTGAAAACCTGGGCGTGTTCACTTACAGCATCGAAGAAGACACACCGGCCGCAAGATTGCCCAATCGAGTGGATCCCGCCGTGGCCGCGCGACGTCGTGATGACTTGATGGAACTGCAACAACAGATCGCGTTTGATTGGAACGATTCTCGCGTCGGTGGAACCGAAGACGTTCTGATCGATGCCAAGATGCCCGAACAAGAAGGCGTGTTCATCGGCCGCACACGGAGCGAGGCGCCCGATGTCGACGGACTGATTTACGTTTCGCAAGTCGACCCGGATTCGCCCGTGGAAGTCGGACAAATTCGCCCCTGCGAAATCGTTGCGTCCCAAGGCTACGACTTAGTGGCCGCAGCGACTTAA